In Tessaracoccus flavus, the following are encoded in one genomic region:
- the infA gene encoding translation initiation factor IF-1 has translation MAKKEGALELEGTVVEALPNAMFRVELANGHKVLTTISGKMRQHYIRILPADRVVVELSPYDLTRGRIVYRHK, from the coding sequence ATGGCGAAGAAAGAAGGAGCCCTCGAGTTGGAGGGCACCGTGGTCGAGGCACTGCCGAACGCGATGTTCCGCGTGGAGCTGGCCAACGGCCACAAGGTTCTGACCACCATCAGCGGAAAGATGCGGCAGCACTACATCCGCATCCTGCCCGCGGATCGCGTCGTCGTGGAGCTGTCCCCGTACGACCTGACGCGTGGACGCATCGTCTACCGCCACAAGTGA